The window GTTGGGCGTTCTTTCCCCCCTGCTCCCCTGCTCCCCTGCTCCCCTGCGCCTTAGCCACCACCCCATCAGCCGCCAACAACACCACCGGATAAAAAGCCATCGCCCAAAACTCGGCCAGCGAATCGCCGCGGACGTAGACGTTGACCATGTGGAACGGGGCAACCGTGTAGGCCACGGCGGCCAGCAGCCCGGCCCAGCGCGACCCCAGCCAACGCCGGCCGAGGTGGAACATGCCCAGCCCGGCCACGATGAATCCGGCCAACTGGGCCAGATGAATGGCGCGGACGAAGCTGAAGCCGAGGAAGCGGAAGGCGGCGGCGACGTAGATCGAGAGTGGGGCGTAGAAGTTGTAGAACGGGTAGCCGTAGCCGTAGTTGGCGTCGGGCATCCAGCGCACGGGGAAGTGCCCATCGGCCAGCGCGGCGGTCAACTGGTGCAGCCGTTGCAACAGGAAGGGGCTATCGCCGCCGCCGCGGGTGTTCAGCAGGCCCGGTTGTCCGATGGCCGGCCAGGCGGCGAGGACGGCGATGAGCACGACGGCGACCACCCACGGCCAATCGGGGCCGGGACGGCGGCGGCCGTTATCCTGTGGCGATTCACCCATAGGGCCAATGATAGCCCGATCTAGGCGCGACGCATCCCGGCGATGATGCGGCCGAAAACCGCCCGGTTGACCGCGCGGGGCAGGAAGCGCATGGCGAAAACCCCGGCGCTGTAAACCAGGCCGGGCACGACGACATCCGACAGGCCGAGGCGCGACAGAGCGTGGGCGACCACGGCTTCGACTTCCATGCCCATGAAGTCGCTGATGCCGGCCACGTCGAGGAACTCGGTGCGCGTGGTGCCGGGGGCCAGGGCCATGACCGCCACGCCATCGGCCCGCAGCTCGGCCGCCAGCGCCTCGCCCAGCAGCAGGTTAAACGCCTTGGTCGCCGCGTAGAGGCTCCACAGCGGCGTGCCGGCGAAACCGGTCACCGAGGACAGGAAGATGATCCCACCGCGACGGCGGGCGCGCATGGCCGGGCCGAATTCGCGGGCCAGCAGCGCCGGGGCGCGGCTGTTGAGGTTGAGCAGCCGGGTCAGGTCGTCGGGCTTCATGTCGAGGAACGGCCCGGTCAGGCTGAAGCCGGCGCTGTTGACCAGCAGGCCGATCTCCAGGCCGGCCGTGGCCGCGCGGATGGGGTCGAGGAATGAGTCGGCGCACAGATCGACCGGGATGGGGCGGGCTTCGACGCGGTGGGCGGCGACCAGTTCGGCGGCCAGTTCATCCAGCCGCGCGGCCCGCCGGGCGACCAGGGCCACGTTCAGCCCACGGGCGGCCAGTTGCCGGGCGAATTCGCGGCCTATGCCCGACGACGCGCCCGTGACCAGCGCCCACGGGCCGTAGCGCTGCGCGAATGTCTGACTCAATGATTTCACCACGGCTTTTCACGGATTACACGGATCAAAACGGATTGAATCAGTGGCAATCCGTTTTGTCCGTGTCCATCCGTAGCCAATTCTTAGACCCCAGCCGCGGCAAAGGCTTCATCGATGATCCGCCCCGCCTCGGCCTGCACGAGGCGCAGGTGATCGCTGCCCTTGAAGCTCTCGGCATAGACCTTGTAGATATTCTCCGTGCCGCTGGGCCGGGCGGCGAACCAGCCGTTGTCGGCCACGACCTTCAGGCCGCCGATGGGTTCGTTGTTGGCTGGGGCGCGGGTCAGCTTGGCCCGAATCGGCTCGCCGGCCAGCGTCTTGGCCTGCACCAGTTCGGGCGACAGGTCTTTCAGAACCGCCTTGCGCGCCGGGGTGACGGGCGCGTCGGCCCGCTCGTAGACCGGGTCGCCGAACTGCTCGGTCAGCGCCCGGTAATGCTCGCCGGGGTCGCGGCCGGTGCGGGCCATGATCTCGGCCGCCAGCAAGTCCATGATGAAGCCATCCTTGTCGGTCGTCCACACCGTGCCGTCGCGCCGCAGGAACGACGCCCCGGCGCTCTCCTCGCCGCCGAAACCGTAGTCGCCGCTGAGCAGACCGGCGACGAAATACTTGAAGCCGACGGGCACTTCGGCCAGCCGCCGCCCTAGCGCGGCGGCCACGCGGTCGATCATCGAACTGGAGACGAGCGTCTTGCCCACGGCGGCGTCGGCCCGCCAGTGGGGCCGGTTCTGGAACAGGTAATGGATCGCCACGGCCAGATAGTGGTTGGGGTTCATCAGTCCGGCGCTGCGGGTGACGATGCCGTGGCGGTCGAAATCGGGGTCGTTGCCGAAGGCGATGTCGAAGTCGTCCTTCAGGCGGATGAGGGAAGCCATCGCGTAGGGCGACGAGCAATCCATACGGATCTTGCCGTCGCGGTCGACGGTCATAAAGCCGAAGGTCGGATCGACGTAGGGGTTGACGACGGTCAGCGTCAAGCCGTAGCGCGCGGCGATAGGTTCCCAGAAGGCCACACCCGCGCCGCCCATCGGATCGACGCCCAGCCGCAAGCCGGCGGCGGCGATGGCCTCCATGTCGATGACCGCGCCGAGGTCGTCCACGTAGGGGGTCACGAAGTCGTATTCCTCGGTCGTGTCGGCGGCCATGGCCCGCGCCAGCGGCAGGCGGCGCACCCCACGCAGACCGCCGGCCAGCAATTCATTGGCCCGATCCTGAATCCACTTGGTGGCGGCGGTGTCGGCCGGGCCGCCCTCCGGTGGGTTATATTTGAAGCCGCCATCCTCGGCTGGGTTGTGGGAGGGGGTGATGACCACGCCGTCGGCCTGGGCGGGACCATGGTCGCGGTTCCAGGTCAGGATGGCGTGGGAGATGACCGGGGTCGGGGTGTAGCCGCGGCCGCGCTGCACGACGAGGCGCACACCGTTGGCGGCGAAGACCTCGATGGCCGTGATGAGCGCCGGCTCCGACAGGGCGTGGGTGTCCATGCCGGCGAAGAGCGGACCGGTGATGCCGCGCCCGGCGCGATATTCGGCGATGGCCTGGCAGATGGCGAGGATGTGGCCCTCATTGAAGCTGCCGGCGGCCGACGTGCCGCGATGGCCCGACGTGCCGAAGGCGACCTGCTGGGTCGGGTCGGCCGGGTCGGGGTGGGTGGTGTAGTAAGCGGCCACCAGCCGCGGGACGTTGACCAGGGTGGCTTGGGGGGCGGGTTGGCCGGCTAGTTCGTGAAGTATCATAATGTGTTCTCTGGTGAGTTGGTAGATACCGGGCTTCAAGAATAGAACCAGGATTAGCTACTGGAATACCTTTATAGAGGCAAAAATTGGACTGTGTTCATCAGGTCTTCAGGCTCTCCGCTCATCGCGATCAATAATAAATCGTCAATTGCACCACCTATCGACACGCGCAATTGGTGAGCATAAATCACACCAGAAAACCGGATTCCCTTCCTTTGTCGGCGAACTGCCTCGGCAATCAGATCGTCATCACGAGAAAATAAGACACGCCCAAGTTGTTCTGCACGATTCAACAGCAAAGGATCGGGAACTTGATGATGGTCATCCTCATAAGCAGTCAAAACATCAACACCGTGAAGGCGTAACCCGATGGTGATTGCTGCTGGTACATTGTGATCCATATAGAGACGGATGCTCACGGCAAAAGCCCCTGAGCTTTCAGCTTGACGACTAATGGCGTCACCGGGGCGTTCTTTCGGATCAATTCGACAAACTCAAGACGCTGCTGAATGTCGGCGTCGATTTCGTCTTGGTGATCCCAGTAATATGCCAGGGCTGAATGAATTTGGCCGAGCGTTAAATGAGGATGTTGTAGATGAAGCTCCTCAGCGCTCCAACCATAGGCGACCTTATCTAGGACTAACTCGAT is drawn from Candidatus Promineifilum breve and contains these coding sequences:
- a CDS encoding SDR family NAD(P)-dependent oxidoreductase; translation: MSQTFAQRYGPWALVTGASSGIGREFARQLAARGLNVALVARRAARLDELAAELVAAHRVEARPIPVDLCADSFLDPIRAATAGLEIGLLVNSAGFSLTGPFLDMKPDDLTRLLNLNSRAPALLAREFGPAMRARRRGGIIFLSSVTGFAGTPLWSLYAATKAFNLLLGEALAAELRADGVAVMALAPGTTRTEFLDVAGISDFMGMEVEAVVAHALSRLGLSDVVVPGLVYSAGVFAMRFLPRAVNRAVFGRIIAGMRRA
- the pgm gene encoding phosphoglucomutase (alpha-D-glucose-1,6-bisphosphate-dependent), translating into MILHELAGQPAPQATLVNVPRLVAAYYTTHPDPADPTQQVAFGTSGHRGTSAAGSFNEGHILAICQAIAEYRAGRGITGPLFAGMDTHALSEPALITAIEVFAANGVRLVVQRGRGYTPTPVISHAILTWNRDHGPAQADGVVITPSHNPAEDGGFKYNPPEGGPADTAATKWIQDRANELLAGGLRGVRRLPLARAMAADTTEEYDFVTPYVDDLGAVIDMEAIAAAGLRLGVDPMGGAGVAFWEPIAARYGLTLTVVNPYVDPTFGFMTVDRDGKIRMDCSSPYAMASLIRLKDDFDIAFGNDPDFDRHGIVTRSAGLMNPNHYLAVAIHYLFQNRPHWRADAAVGKTLVSSSMIDRVAAALGRRLAEVPVGFKYFVAGLLSGDYGFGGEESAGASFLRRDGTVWTTDKDGFIMDLLAAEIMARTGRDPGEHYRALTEQFGDPVYERADAPVTPARKAVLKDLSPELVQAKTLAGEPIRAKLTRAPANNEPIGGLKVVADNGWFAARPSGTENIYKVYAESFKGSDHLRLVQAEAGRIIDEAFAAAGV
- a CDS encoding DUF5615 family PIN-like protein; translated protein: MSIRLYMDHNVPAAITIGLRLHGVDVLTAYEDDHHQVPDPLLLNRAEQLGRVLFSRDDDLIAEAVRRQRKGIRFSGVIYAHQLRVSIGGAIDDLLLIAMSGEPEDLMNTVQFLPL
- a CDS encoding DUF433 domain-containing protein, with protein sequence MLDQTTYAHIVLDESGIPYLAGANTKVIELVLDKVAYGWSAEELHLQHPHLTLGQIHSALAYYWDHQDEIDADIQQRLEFVELIRKNAPVTPLVVKLKAQGLLP